A single genomic interval of Rhinatrema bivittatum chromosome 12, aRhiBiv1.1, whole genome shotgun sequence harbors:
- the INKA2 gene encoding LOW QUALITY PROTEIN: PAK4-inhibitor INKA2 (The sequence of the model RefSeq protein was modified relative to this genomic sequence to represent the inferred CDS: inserted 1 base in 1 codon) — protein sequence MDHYLRRLKQELLSMKEVGDGLHEQMNCMMGALQELKLLQVQTALEQLEISISHNPVSGFGQYPYRGTTSEVPKPSWESKEQFEQPSAAMRTFDESSLPASSHTVQGSQPVHQPHLVSSLDSSRQHRIPSFRTICDEGDLSENGSTSTLTVADCWPSRRVHPTSLDCGNQFYKGVRNVQASTMGHKPRCKEHGKSEESKDWTSSLMSQSRNRQPLVLGDNIFADLVGNWLDLPELDKKGEKHENLSSSSRSQEVYKKFSLTVNIFKKFLRSVRPDRDKLLKEKPCWLTAEEKEMELTRRARKGKKQKGXFYFPFYGNTQSAHSKEKCRKPEEKQDISKNCTKAGNNSIHHTQSGFDINTAVWV from the exons TTGTCCATGAAAGAAGTTGGAGATGGCCTACATGAGCAAATGAACTGTATGATGGGGGCCCTGCAAGAGCTGAAACTCCTCCAGGTCCAGACAGCTCTGGAACAATTGGAAATTTCCATTAGCCACAACCCAGTTTCAGGCTTTGGCCAGTATCCATACAGAGGAACCACCAGTGAAGTGCCCAAGCCTAGCTGGGAGTCCAAAGAACAGTTTGAGCAGCCGTCAGCAGCAATGAGGACTTTTGATGAAAGCAGCTTACCAGCTTCTTCACATACAGTGCAAGGGTCTCAACCCGTCCACCAGCCCCACCTTGTTTCTTCATTAGACAGCAGCCGGCAACATAGGATTCCATCTTTTAGGACCATTTGCGATGAAGGGGACCTTTCAGAGAATGGGTCAACATCCACATTGACTGTGGCGGACTGTTGGCCATCCAGGAGAGTCCATCCAACAAGTTTGGATTGTGGGAACCAGTTTTATAAGGGTGTAAGGAATGTGCAGGCCAGCACAATGGGACATAAGCCGAGATGCAAAGAGCATGGCAAGTCTGAGGAAAGTAAAGACTGGACATCATCATTAATGTCTCAGAGCAGAAACAGGCAGCCTCTCGTCTTAGGAGACAATATTTTTGCAGATTTAGTGGGGAACTGGTTGGATTTGCCAGAACTGGATAAAAAGGGGGAGAAACATGAGAACTTGAGCTCCAGCAGCAGATCTCAGGAGGTCTACAAGAAGTTCTCTCTCACGGTTAACATCTTCAAAAAGTTCTTACGGAGTGTGAGGCCAGACAGGGATAAACTTCTGAAAGAGAAACCCTGCTGGCTTACAGCTGAGGAGAAGGAGATGGAGCTAACGAGGAGGGcaagaaaggggaaaaaacagaaag acTTTTACTTTCCTTTCTATGGAAATACACAAAGTGCTCACAGCAAGGAAAAATGCAGGAAGCCAGAAGAAAAGCAGGATATTTCCAAGAATTGCACTAAAGCGGGGAACAATTCCATCCATCACACACAGTCTGGATTTGATATCAACACAGCAGTGTGGGTGTAA